A segment of the Trifolium pratense cultivar HEN17-A07 linkage group LG7, ARS_RC_1.1, whole genome shotgun sequence genome:
TCAGTCTTCAtcacattatataaataatacaatAATCTAAGCAACCCTCACAATACTGAAAACCACCCCTTTGTGCTTATACTAACAAAGTTAATTACTTACaccacttataaaaaaaatcaccatGGCTTGTTACTCAAAAACTGTTTCTACTTCTCTATTGTTTCTGTTCCTTCTCTTTGGCTTCTCTGCAGCTAAGGAACTTTTGGTTGGAGGTAAGATAGATGCATGGAAGGTACCATCTTCTGAGGCAGATTCACTCAATCGATGGGCGGAAAAGTCTCGTTTCAATGTGGGCGATCATCTTGGTAAGATTTTcaatattcattcaattcaaaaaGACCCATTTTTTTAACTCTCATAATTTTCATCACTAACCCATTTTTTCCTATCTTGTTTGTTTTGCAGTGTGGAAATATGATGGTGGTAAAGACTCAGTTTTGCAAGTAAACAAAGAAGATTATGCTAATTGCAACATCTCCAACCCAATTGAAGAGTACAAAGATGGGAACACTAAGGTGAAGCTAGACCGTTCTGGACCATTCTACTTCATCAGTGGAGCAAAGGGTCACTGTG
Coding sequences within it:
- the LOC123897354 gene encoding early nodulin-like protein 1, which codes for MACYSKTVSTSLLFLFLLFGFSAAKELLVGGKIDAWKVPSSEADSLNRWAEKSRFNVGDHLVWKYDGGKDSVLQVNKEDYANCNISNPIEEYKDGNTKVKLDRSGPFYFISGAKGHCEKGQKLTVVVISPRRRYRGGVSPAPSPAVLDYSGVSPALSPAELEQGPAVAPTSGAPVLQTGLVMVTGLLAIYVGIFI